The Luteimonas sp. YGD11-2 genome has a window encoding:
- a CDS encoding NADH-quinone oxidoreductase subunit D: protein MNFGPQHPAAHGVLRLILEMDGETIVRADPHVGLLHRGTEKLAESKPYNQSVPYMDRLDYVSMMCNEHAYVRAVETLMGIEVPERAQWIRTMFDEITRILNHLMWLGSNGLDLGAMAVMLYTFREREELMDVYEAVSGARMHAAYYRPGGVYRDLPDHMPQYRDSPWRKGAKLKRFNEWREGSMLDFLDQFADDFPRRVDEYETLLTDNRIWKQRTVGIGVIPPEQAKAWGMSGPMLRGSGVAWDLRKTQPYAKYAEVDFDIAVGVEGDCYDRYLVRVAEMRQSARIIKQCVAWLRANPGPVMVDNYKVAPPSREEMKDDMEALIHHFKLFSEGYCVPAGETYQAIEAPKGEFGCYLVSDGANKPFRVHLRAPGFAHLSSMDAIVKGHMLSDVVAMIGTYDVVFGEIDR from the coding sequence ATGAACTTCGGCCCGCAGCACCCGGCCGCGCATGGCGTGCTGCGCCTGATCCTGGAGATGGACGGCGAGACCATCGTCCGTGCCGATCCGCACGTCGGCCTGCTCCATCGCGGCACCGAGAAGCTCGCCGAGTCCAAGCCGTACAACCAGTCGGTCCCGTACATGGACCGGCTGGATTACGTGTCGATGATGTGCAACGAACACGCCTACGTCCGCGCGGTCGAGACCCTGATGGGGATCGAGGTGCCGGAACGTGCGCAGTGGATCCGCACGATGTTCGACGAGATCACCCGGATCCTGAACCACCTGATGTGGCTCGGCTCCAATGGCCTCGACCTCGGGGCGATGGCGGTGATGCTGTATACGTTCCGCGAGCGCGAAGAGCTGATGGACGTCTACGAGGCGGTGTCGGGCGCGCGCATGCATGCGGCGTACTACCGCCCGGGTGGCGTGTACCGCGACCTGCCGGACCACATGCCGCAGTACCGCGACTCGCCGTGGCGCAAGGGTGCCAAGCTCAAGCGTTTCAACGAATGGCGCGAAGGCTCGATGCTGGATTTCCTCGACCAGTTCGCCGACGACTTCCCGCGCCGCGTCGACGAGTACGAGACCCTGCTCACCGACAACCGCATCTGGAAGCAGCGCACGGTCGGCATCGGCGTGATTCCGCCGGAGCAGGCCAAGGCCTGGGGCATGAGCGGCCCGATGCTGCGCGGCTCGGGCGTGGCCTGGGATCTGCGCAAGACCCAGCCCTACGCCAAGTACGCCGAAGTCGATTTCGACATCGCCGTGGGTGTGGAAGGCGACTGCTACGACCGCTATCTCGTGCGCGTGGCCGAGATGCGCCAGTCCGCGCGCATCATCAAGCAGTGCGTGGCATGGCTGCGGGCCAATCCCGGCCCGGTGATGGTGGACAACTACAAGGTCGCGCCTCCCTCCCGCGAGGAGATGAAGGACGACATGGAAGCGCTGATCCACCACTTCAAGCTGTTCTCGGAAGGCTATTGCGTTCCGGCCGGCGAGACCTACCAGGCCATCGAGGCGCCCAAGGGCGAGTTCGGCTGCTACCTGGTCTCCGACGGTGCCAACAAGCCGTTCCGCGTGCACCTGCGCGCCCCGGGCTTCGCGCACCTGTCGTCGATGGACGCCATCGTCAAGGGCCACATGCTCTCCGACGTGGTGGCGATGATCGGCACCTACGATGTCGTGTTCGGCGAAATCGACCGTTGA
- a CDS encoding NADH-quinone oxidoreductase subunit C, which yields MSGTAEAFAAQLRARFADATVTVAEPRGEVGIVFAPADYLAGCRALRDEFAFESLIDLCGVDNLGYGSDEWDTEVSSAGFSRGVEGRGPGRFAYGQAPSRQLDSPESEGPLSVPVNRFASVAQLLSIEHNRRLRVTVYPEDDAMPVVDSLVPVWEGVNWFEREAFDLFGIVYAGHPDLRRLMTDYGFVGHPFRKDFPLIGNVEVRYDAEKKRVVYEPVTSVEPRVGVPRVIRDDARYLTAAGESRARGAETQK from the coding sequence ATGAGCGGGACCGCTGAAGCCTTTGCCGCGCAGCTGCGTGCGCGCTTCGCGGATGCGACGGTGACGGTCGCCGAGCCGCGGGGCGAAGTCGGCATCGTGTTCGCCCCGGCGGACTACCTCGCCGGTTGCCGGGCGCTGCGCGACGAGTTCGCATTCGAGTCGCTGATCGATCTGTGCGGCGTCGACAACCTCGGCTACGGCAGTGACGAGTGGGACACCGAAGTGTCGTCCGCCGGCTTCAGCCGTGGTGTGGAAGGGCGCGGCCCGGGTCGTTTCGCCTATGGCCAGGCGCCCAGCCGCCAGCTGGATTCACCGGAAAGCGAAGGCCCGCTGTCGGTGCCGGTGAACCGCTTCGCGTCGGTGGCGCAGCTGCTGTCGATCGAGCACAACCGTCGCCTGCGCGTGACCGTGTATCCGGAAGACGATGCGATGCCGGTGGTGGATTCACTGGTGCCGGTGTGGGAAGGCGTGAACTGGTTCGAACGCGAGGCGTTCGACCTGTTCGGTATCGTCTATGCGGGCCACCCGGACCTGCGCCGCCTGATGACCGACTACGGTTTCGTCGGCCATCCGTTCCGCAAGGACTTCCCGCTGATCGGCAATGTCGAGGTCCGCTACGACGCCGAGAAGAAGCGTGTCGTGTACGAGCCCGTGACGTCGGTCGAGCCGCGCGTGGGCGTGCCCCGCGTGATCCGCGACGACGCACGCTACCTGACCGCTGCCGGCGAATCGCGGGCGCGGGGCGCGGAGACGCAGAAATGA
- the nuoH gene encoding NADH-quinone oxidoreductase subunit NuoH: protein MREALFSLGAIGMVLWIVLKILAIAVPVILAVAFYVVWERKLIGWMHVRHGPMYVGMGVFQAFADVFKLLFKEVIQPTNAHPKLYVLAPLITLAPAFAAWAVVPFDYQLVLSNANAGLLYLLAMTSLGVYGIILAGWATNSKYAFLGAMRAAAQMVSYEIAMGFALVGVLIAAGSLNLTDIVMAQAGGAGLFSWFWLPLLPLFVIYFVSGVAETNRAPFDVVEGESEIVAGHMVEYSGSAFALFFLAEYANMILISILTTLFFLGGWLSPIPAAWIPDVPVLSTILGDGWWWLFAKMFFFASVFIWFRASFPRYRYDQIMRLGWKVFVPVSIAWIVVTALMAYFGVLEGVQR from the coding sequence ATGCGCGAGGCACTGTTCTCGCTGGGCGCGATCGGCATGGTGTTGTGGATCGTGCTGAAGATCCTCGCGATCGCCGTTCCGGTGATTCTTGCGGTGGCCTTCTACGTGGTCTGGGAGCGCAAGCTGATTGGCTGGATGCACGTGCGCCATGGGCCGATGTACGTGGGCATGGGCGTGTTCCAGGCCTTCGCGGACGTCTTCAAGCTGCTGTTCAAGGAAGTCATCCAGCCCACCAACGCCCATCCGAAGCTGTATGTGCTCGCACCGCTGATCACGCTGGCACCGGCGTTCGCGGCGTGGGCGGTGGTGCCGTTCGACTACCAGCTGGTGTTGTCCAACGCCAATGCGGGGCTGCTGTACCTGCTGGCGATGACCTCGCTGGGCGTGTACGGCATCATCCTCGCGGGCTGGGCCACCAACTCGAAGTACGCCTTCCTCGGCGCGATGCGTGCTGCTGCGCAGATGGTGAGCTACGAGATCGCGATGGGCTTCGCGCTGGTCGGCGTGCTGATCGCCGCGGGCAGCCTCAATCTCACCGACATCGTGATGGCGCAGGCGGGTGGTGCGGGTCTCTTCAGCTGGTTCTGGCTGCCGCTGCTGCCGCTGTTCGTGATCTATTTCGTGTCCGGCGTGGCCGAGACCAACCGTGCACCGTTCGACGTGGTCGAGGGCGAGTCGGAAATCGTCGCCGGTCACATGGTGGAGTACTCGGGTTCCGCGTTCGCGCTGTTCTTCCTGGCCGAATACGCGAACATGATCCTGATCAGCATCCTGACGACGCTGTTCTTCCTCGGCGGCTGGCTGTCCCCGATCCCGGCGGCGTGGATTCCCGACGTGCCGGTGCTGTCGACGATCCTCGGCGATGGCTGGTGGTGGCTGTTCGCCAAGATGTTCTTCTTCGCCAGCGTCTTCATCTGGTTCCGCGCGTCATTCCCGCGTTACCGCTATGACCAGATCATGCGGTTGGGCTGGAAGGTATTCGTTCCGGTCAGCATCGCCTGGATCGTGGTCACCGCGCTGATGGCGTATTTCGGGGTGCTGGAGGGTGTACAGCGATGA
- the tpiA gene encoding triose-phosphate isomerase, with product MRPRIVAGNWKLHGSRDFATELVSRVADAVPAGVEVVVLPPLPYLGDLVEDFEGRPVAFGAQDVSSNQEGAYTGEVSARMLVDVGARFGLVGHSERRQYHNESSEHVARKFLAAVNAGLRPILCVGESLQQREAGMTEDTIASQLRPVLDLVSAAAFANAVVAYEPVWAIGTGRTASPEQAQAVHAFIRSEVAARDVKIADSLPILYGGSVKPANAAELFAQPDVDGGLIGGASLVASDFLAIAAAAAAR from the coding sequence ATGCGTCCACGTATCGTCGCCGGCAACTGGAAGCTGCACGGCAGCCGCGATTTCGCCACCGAGCTGGTTTCCCGCGTTGCCGATGCGGTGCCCGCCGGCGTGGAGGTGGTGGTGCTGCCGCCACTGCCCTATCTCGGCGACCTGGTCGAGGACTTCGAGGGCCGCCCGGTCGCGTTCGGCGCCCAGGACGTCAGCAGCAACCAGGAGGGCGCCTACACCGGCGAGGTGTCGGCGCGGATGCTGGTCGATGTCGGCGCGCGCTTCGGCCTGGTCGGGCATTCCGAGCGCCGGCAGTACCACAACGAAAGCAGCGAGCATGTCGCGCGCAAGTTCCTTGCGGCGGTCAACGCCGGCCTGCGTCCGATCCTGTGCGTGGGCGAGTCGCTGCAGCAGCGCGAGGCGGGGATGACCGAGGACACCATCGCCTCGCAGCTTCGCCCGGTGCTGGACCTCGTCAGCGCCGCCGCGTTCGCCAACGCCGTGGTCGCCTACGAGCCGGTCTGGGCCATCGGCACCGGCCGCACCGCCAGCCCGGAACAGGCCCAGGCCGTGCACGCGTTCATCCGTAGCGAGGTTGCCGCGCGGGATGTTAAGATCGCCGATTCGCTGCCCATCCTCTACGGTGGAAGCGTCAAGCCCGCCAATGCGGCCGAGCTGTTCGCGCAGCCCGACGTGGACGGCGGCCTGATCGGGGGTGCCTCGCTGGTGGCCTCCGACTTCCTTGCCATCGCCGCGGCAGCCGCCGCGCGTTGA
- the nuoG gene encoding NADH-quinone oxidoreductase subunit NuoG, with protein sequence MSAQPVNPNLPPDHVTVFIDGVEMAAPKGSMIIQAADKAGIPIPRFCYHDKLAIAANCRMCLVEVEKMPKPAPACATPVMDGMKVVTRSEKALKSQRNVMEFLLINHPLDCPICDQGGECELQDLSLGYGRSVSRFVERKRVVPDEDLGPLVATEMTRCIQCTRCVRFTAEIAGTYELGGMSRGENLQIGTYDGKPLTTELSGNVIDVCPVGALTNKVFRFRARPWELIAKESLGYHDALGSNLFLHSRRGEVLRAVPRDNETVNECWLSDRDRYSHQGLGADDRAVQPLIRDGDDFRVASWDEALARAAQVLRDNAADDLGMLVHPSTSNEEGALLARLAEGLGTGNLDHRIGQRDLSGDAVATPFAMPVADIADAGTVVIVGSNLRHEVPLLHHRVRQAWRKGARVHVVNPVDFDFTFDVASKAIVAPSRIAAALGGGELAAVVGEGERMVVIVGALAESGVHAGAIRAAAEAFATARGAALCRIPQGANAVGLSRHGVLPASRDAQAMLREARSAYVLYGIEPGLDFADQALALKALKGAQVVAFSQFACASTRAVADVILPIGALPEIDATLTNLEGIDQRALAAGRLPGEARAGWRVLRALGAQLGLDGFGFVDIAPLRASMQPREVVVQGGQALHADAGLELAVAPAIYRSDAMVRRSPALQAHPLTLGPRIVVHPADAGTLGVVDGAMAKVSNHAGTATLQVMVSDQVAVGAVFVESGYGATAALAAGNVQVMPA encoded by the coding sequence ATGAGCGCGCAGCCCGTGAACCCGAACCTGCCGCCGGACCACGTCACCGTCTTCATCGACGGCGTCGAGATGGCCGCGCCGAAGGGCTCGATGATCATCCAGGCCGCCGACAAGGCCGGCATCCCGATCCCGCGTTTCTGCTACCACGACAAGCTGGCCATCGCCGCGAACTGCCGCATGTGCCTGGTCGAGGTGGAGAAGATGCCGAAGCCGGCGCCGGCCTGCGCCACGCCGGTGATGGACGGCATGAAGGTCGTCACCCGCAGCGAGAAGGCGCTGAAGTCGCAGCGCAACGTGATGGAATTCCTGCTGATCAACCATCCGCTCGACTGCCCGATCTGTGACCAGGGCGGCGAGTGCGAGCTGCAGGACCTCTCGCTGGGCTACGGCCGTTCGGTGAGCCGTTTCGTCGAGCGCAAGCGCGTGGTGCCCGACGAGGATCTCGGGCCGCTGGTCGCCACCGAGATGACGCGCTGCATCCAGTGCACGCGCTGCGTGCGCTTCACCGCGGAGATCGCCGGTACCTACGAGCTGGGTGGCATGAGCCGTGGCGAGAACCTGCAGATCGGCACCTACGACGGCAAGCCGCTGACCACCGAGCTGTCGGGCAACGTCATCGACGTGTGCCCGGTGGGCGCACTGACCAACAAGGTGTTCCGCTTCCGTGCACGCCCGTGGGAGCTCATCGCCAAGGAGTCGCTGGGTTATCACGACGCGCTGGGCAGCAACCTGTTCCTGCACTCGCGGCGCGGCGAAGTGCTGCGCGCGGTGCCGCGCGACAACGAGACCGTCAACGAGTGCTGGCTGTCCGACCGTGACCGCTACTCGCACCAGGGCCTGGGCGCGGACGACCGCGCGGTGCAGCCGCTGATCCGCGACGGCGACGACTTCCGCGTCGCGTCCTGGGACGAAGCACTCGCGCGCGCCGCGCAGGTCCTGCGCGACAACGCCGCCGACGACCTCGGCATGCTGGTGCACCCGTCCACGTCGAACGAGGAGGGCGCGCTGCTGGCGCGGCTGGCCGAAGGCCTGGGCACCGGCAACCTCGACCACCGCATCGGTCAGCGCGACCTGTCCGGCGACGCCGTCGCCACGCCGTTCGCGATGCCGGTGGCGGATATCGCCGACGCCGGTACCGTCGTCATCGTCGGTTCCAACCTGCGCCACGAAGTGCCGCTGCTGCACCACCGCGTGCGTCAGGCCTGGCGCAAGGGCGCGCGCGTGCACGTGGTCAATCCCGTCGATTTCGACTTCACCTTCGATGTCGCCTCCAAGGCCATCGTCGCGCCGTCGCGTATCGCCGCCGCCCTGGGTGGCGGTGAGCTCGCCGCCGTGGTGGGCGAGGGCGAGCGGATGGTGGTGATCGTGGGCGCGCTGGCCGAAAGCGGCGTGCATGCCGGTGCGATCCGTGCCGCGGCCGAAGCTTTCGCCACTGCGCGCGGTGCGGCGCTGTGCCGCATCCCGCAGGGCGCGAATGCGGTCGGCCTCAGCCGCCATGGCGTGCTGCCGGCCTCGCGCGATGCGCAGGCGATGCTGCGCGAGGCACGTTCGGCGTATGTGCTCTACGGCATCGAGCCGGGGCTGGACTTCGCCGACCAGGCACTCGCACTGAAGGCGCTCAAGGGCGCGCAGGTGGTGGCATTCAGCCAGTTCGCCTGTGCCTCCACGCGCGCCGTCGCCGACGTGATCCTGCCGATCGGTGCGCTGCCGGAGATCGACGCCACACTCACGAACCTCGAGGGTATCGACCAGCGCGCACTCGCCGCCGGTCGCCTTCCGGGCGAGGCCCGTGCCGGCTGGCGCGTACTGCGTGCACTCGGCGCCCAGCTCGGCCTGGACGGCTTCGGATTCGTCGACATCGCGCCGCTGCGTGCTTCGATGCAGCCGCGCGAGGTCGTCGTACAGGGTGGGCAGGCGCTGCACGCGGACGCCGGTCTTGAGCTTGCGGTGGCACCCGCGATCTATCGCAGCGATGCCATGGTCCGGCGTTCGCCGGCCCTGCAGGCACATCCGCTGACGCTGGGCCCGCGCATCGTCGTGCATCCGGCCGATGCCGGCACGCTCGGCGTGGTGGACGGCGCGATGGCCAAGGTCTCCAACCACGCCGGCACCGCGACCCTGCAGGTCATGGTCAGCGACCAGGTCGCCGTGGGTGCGGTGTTCGTCGAAAGCGGCTACGGCGCCACCGCGGCGCTGGCAGCCGGCAACGTACAGGTGATGCCGGCATGA
- a CDS encoding NADH-quinone oxidoreductase subunit B: MGVIQSIQKAADFASNPLPEGRVEDILRPEGDNPLLERGFLTTSSDVLLNWARTGSMWPMTFGLACCAVEMMHAGAARIDLDRYGVVFRPSPRQSDVMIVAGTLVNKMAPALRKVYDQMPDPKWVISMGSCANGGGYYHYSYSVVRGCDRIVPVDIYVPGCPPTAEALVFGILQLQRKIRRGTNFGENKTGLRE; encoded by the coding sequence ATGGGAGTGATCCAGTCCATCCAGAAGGCCGCGGACTTCGCCAGCAATCCGCTGCCGGAAGGGCGCGTCGAGGACATCCTGCGGCCCGAGGGCGACAATCCGCTGCTCGAGCGCGGGTTCCTGACCACCAGTTCCGACGTGCTGCTCAACTGGGCGCGCACCGGCTCGATGTGGCCGATGACGTTCGGTCTGGCGTGCTGCGCGGTGGAAATGATGCACGCCGGTGCCGCGCGCATCGATCTCGACCGCTACGGCGTGGTGTTCCGCCCGTCGCCGCGCCAGTCCGACGTGATGATCGTGGCCGGTACGCTGGTCAACAAGATGGCCCCGGCGCTGCGCAAGGTCTACGACCAGATGCCCGACCCGAAGTGGGTCATCTCGATGGGCAGCTGCGCCAACGGCGGTGGCTACTACCACTACTCGTACTCGGTGGTGCGCGGCTGTGACCGGATCGTGCCGGTTGACATCTACGTGCCGGGCTGCCCCCCGACGGCCGAGGCGCTGGTGTTCGGCATCCTGCAGCTGCAGCGCAAGATCCGTCGCGGCACCAACTTCGGCGAGAACAAGACGGGGCTGCGCGAATGA
- a CDS encoding NADH-quinone oxidoreductase subunit A, which produces MLAEYLPTLLFLIVATGIGIALLVIGNVLGPKRPTAEKLSPYESGFNAFEDARMRFDVRYYLIAIQFLIFDLEIIFIVPWATVFRDLGVVGLVEMGIFAGMLLLGFIYVWKKGALEWE; this is translated from the coding sequence GTGCTGGCCGAATATTTGCCGACCCTGTTGTTCCTGATCGTTGCCACCGGCATCGGCATTGCATTGCTGGTGATCGGCAACGTCCTGGGACCGAAGCGTCCGACGGCCGAGAAGCTGTCGCCCTACGAGAGTGGCTTCAACGCGTTCGAGGACGCGCGCATGCGTTTCGACGTGCGCTACTACCTCATCGCGATCCAGTTCCTGATCTTCGACCTGGAAATCATCTTCATCGTGCCCTGGGCCACCGTGTTCCGCGACCTCGGCGTCGTGGGCCTGGTCGAGATGGGCATCTTCGCCGGCATGCTGTTGCTCGGCTTCATCTACGTATGGAAGAAGGGAGCCCTGGAATGGGAGTGA
- the nuoF gene encoding NADH-quinone oxidoreductase subunit NuoF — protein MAHHNSHVSEGYGPVGPAPKEHQAVYTTLHFDKPWSYENYLKTGGYQALRRILTEKIPPADVIEMVKQSGLRGRGGAGFPTGLKWSFMPKGDMQKYILCNSDESEPGTCKDRDILRYNPHSVIEGMAIACYATGSSVAYNYLRGEFHHEPFEHLEEATAEAYANGWLGKDILGSGIDIDIHNALGAGAYICGEETALMESLEGKKGQPRYKPPFPANFGLYGKPTTINNTETYASVPAIIRNGPEWFMNLGKPNNGGCKIFSVSGHVARPGNYEIRLGTPFSELLEIAGGMRPGRTIKGVIPGGSSMPVLPGEIMMGLTMDYDSIQKAGSGLGSGAVIVMDDTTCMVRACQRIARFYYQESCGQCTPCREGTGWMYRMLTRIAQHTATVEDLHMLRAAAGQIEGHTICAFGEAAAWPVQGFLRHYWDEFEYAIVNRRFLVDDQRNGTVVPKAVAA, from the coding sequence ATGGCGCATCACAACTCCCACGTCTCCGAAGGTTACGGGCCCGTCGGCCCGGCACCGAAGGAACACCAGGCCGTCTACACGACGCTGCACTTCGACAAGCCGTGGTCGTACGAGAACTACCTCAAGACCGGTGGCTACCAGGCCCTGCGCCGGATCCTCACCGAGAAGATCCCGCCGGCCGATGTCATCGAGATGGTGAAGCAGTCCGGCCTGCGCGGCCGTGGCGGCGCGGGCTTCCCGACCGGCCTGAAGTGGAGCTTCATGCCCAAGGGCGACATGCAGAAGTACATCCTCTGCAACTCGGACGAGTCCGAGCCCGGTACCTGCAAGGACCGCGACATCCTGCGCTACAACCCGCACTCGGTGATCGAGGGCATGGCGATCGCCTGCTATGCCACGGGTTCGTCGGTCGCCTACAACTACCTGCGCGGCGAGTTCCACCACGAGCCGTTCGAGCACCTCGAGGAAGCGACCGCCGAGGCGTATGCCAACGGCTGGCTGGGCAAGGACATCCTCGGCTCCGGCATCGACATCGACATCCACAACGCGCTGGGCGCGGGCGCCTACATCTGCGGCGAGGAAACCGCACTGATGGAGTCGCTGGAAGGCAAGAAGGGGCAGCCGCGCTACAAGCCGCCGTTCCCGGCCAACTTCGGCCTGTACGGCAAGCCGACCACGATCAACAACACCGAGACCTATGCCTCGGTGCCGGCGATCATCCGCAACGGCCCCGAGTGGTTCATGAACCTCGGCAAGCCCAACAACGGCGGCTGCAAGATCTTCTCGGTGTCGGGCCACGTTGCCCGCCCGGGCAACTACGAGATCCGCCTCGGCACGCCGTTCTCCGAACTGCTGGAAATCGCCGGCGGCATGCGTCCGGGTCGCACCATCAAGGGCGTGATCCCGGGTGGTTCGTCGATGCCGGTGCTTCCGGGCGAGATCATGATGGGCCTGACGATGGACTACGACTCGATCCAGAAGGCCGGTTCCGGTCTCGGTTCGGGCGCGGTCATCGTGATGGACGACACCACCTGCATGGTGCGCGCCTGCCAGCGCATCGCGCGTTTCTACTACCAGGAGTCCTGCGGCCAGTGCACCCCGTGCCGCGAGGGCACCGGCTGGATGTACCGCATGCTGACCCGCATCGCCCAGCACACCGCCACCGTCGAGGACCTGCACATGCTGCGGGCCGCGGCCGGGCAGATCGAGGGCCACACCATCTGCGCGTTCGGCGAGGCCGCCGCGTGGCCGGTGCAGGGCTTCCTGCGCCATTACTGGGACGAGTTCGAGTACGCGATCGTCAACCGGCGTTTCCTGGTCGACGACCAGCGCAACGGCACCGTGGTGCCCAAGGCGGTGGCCGCATGA
- the nuoI gene encoding NADH-quinone oxidoreductase subunit NuoI, with product MSRVGNFFRSLLLLELMGGMKLTFKYLWRDKYTLMYPMEKTPQSPRFRGLHALRRYPNGEERCIACKLCEAVCPALAITIDSAQREDGTRRTTRYDIDLFKCIYCGFCEESCPVDSIVETHIHEYHFENRGENIVSKPQLLALGDRLEAEIAQRRAADAAYR from the coding sequence ATGAGCCGCGTCGGCAATTTCTTCCGCAGCCTGCTGCTGCTGGAACTCATGGGCGGCATGAAGCTGACCTTCAAGTACCTGTGGCGTGACAAGTACACGCTGATGTATCCGATGGAGAAGACGCCGCAGTCACCGCGTTTCCGCGGCCTGCACGCGTTGCGTCGCTATCCCAACGGCGAGGAACGCTGCATCGCGTGCAAGCTCTGCGAAGCGGTGTGCCCGGCGCTGGCGATCACCATCGACTCGGCGCAGCGCGAGGACGGCACCCGCCGCACCACCCGCTACGACATCGACCTGTTCAAGTGCATCTACTGCGGGTTCTGCGAGGAGTCCTGCCCGGTGGATTCCATCGTCGAGACGCACATCCACGAGTACCACTTCGAGAACCGCGGCGAGAACATCGTCAGCAAGCCGCAGCTGCTCGCACTGGGCGACCGGCTCGAGGCGGAAATCGCCCAGCGCCGCGCCGCCGACGCCGCCTACAGGTAA
- the nuoE gene encoding NADH-quinone oxidoreductase subunit NuoE: protein MKATGNFENARNVDPMVALNDDTRASIDHWVAKFPPDRKRSAVIQGLFATQQQNGGFLTDELIAAVAKYLGIPPVWAYEVATFYSMFETREVGRNNVAFCTNISCWLNGAEDLVAHAEKKLGCRLGESTADGRVYLKREEECVAACCGAPVVVINGHYHEKLDTTKVDALLDGLK from the coding sequence ATGAAAGCAACAGGCAATTTCGAGAACGCGCGCAACGTCGACCCGATGGTGGCGTTGAACGACGACACGCGTGCGTCCATCGACCACTGGGTGGCGAAGTTCCCGCCCGACCGCAAGCGTTCGGCGGTGATCCAGGGGCTGTTCGCGACCCAGCAGCAGAACGGCGGCTTCCTGACCGACGAGCTGATCGCCGCGGTCGCCAAGTACCTGGGCATCCCGCCGGTGTGGGCGTACGAGGTGGCGACGTTCTACTCGATGTTCGAGACGCGGGAGGTCGGCCGCAACAACGTCGCCTTCTGCACCAACATCAGCTGCTGGCTCAACGGCGCCGAGGATCTCGTCGCGCACGCCGAGAAGAAGCTGGGTTGCAGGCTGGGCGAGTCGACGGCCGACGGCCGCGTCTACCTCAAGCGCGAGGAAGAGTGCGTGGCCGCGTGCTGCGGCGCCCCGGTGGTCGTGATCAACGGCCATTACCACGAGAAGCTCGACACCACGAAGGTGGACGCGCTGCTCGACGGACTGAAGTGA
- the secG gene encoding preprotein translocase subunit SecG — protein MLLLVLNVLFVLIAISMIALILMQRGAGAQAGSGFGGGASSTVFGARGSSNFLSKATKWLAISFFALTLFMAWYATRQAQPVVQQQDLGVMSAIPQAPAAPAADASVPQAPAQQGDQAVPAAPPAQPAADAEIPAPAPQNEQ, from the coding sequence ATGCTGCTGCTCGTCCTGAACGTCCTCTTCGTCCTCATCGCGATCTCGATGATCGCGCTGATCCTCATGCAGCGCGGCGCCGGCGCCCAGGCCGGGTCCGGTTTCGGTGGCGGCGCGTCGTCCACCGTGTTCGGTGCGCGTGGGTCGTCCAACTTCCTGTCCAAGGCGACCAAGTGGCTGGCGATCTCGTTCTTCGCTCTGACACTGTTCATGGCCTGGTACGCGACCCGCCAGGCGCAGCCGGTGGTGCAGCAGCAGGATCTCGGTGTGATGTCGGCAATTCCGCAGGCGCCCGCCGCTCCGGCGGCCGATGCCAGCGTGCCGCAGGCGCCTGCCCAGCAGGGTGACCAGGCGGTTCCTGCCGCGCCTCCGGCGCAGCCGGCAGCCGATGCGGAAATTCCTGCGCCGGCACCGCAAAACGAGCAGTAA